The Cupriavidus necator N-1 DNA window GAGCGCCTGCAAGCGCTTCTGGCCGACGCTGGCTCTCCAGCCCTGTCCAATACGCCTGAGCGTGCGCAGAGGGCTTCTGAGGCCCTCTGGCGACGGATGGGCAAGGGCACATGCCCTCAATCGCGTTGCACGAACCCCGGTGCCCTGCGCTGTCACCTTAGGGCGCTTTCGTCACCTTCCGCCACTTGCCATGGCTGCACCCGGCTGCGTCGATTTGCCGCGAAGCCCAGCCTGGCGCGGCCTCGCGGAAACTGCCAGGTAACAATCTGTTCCCGGTGCGCCTTGCCCGACACGGTATCATGTGGCCCGCGGCGTCTTTGCCGAAGCGGTGCCAGCCAGGCCGCCCGGCATGCGGACGCCTGTGTTTTATCAACTCGATACGGAGTGAAGCATGACGAAAACCGAACTGATCGACGCTATCGCAGCCGGGGTGGACGGTCTGACCAAGGCCAAGGCAGAACAGGCACTGAACGTGACCCTGTCGGCCATCATGGACGCAGTGGCCAAGGGCGACACGCTGAGCCTCATCGGCTTTGGCACGTTCAGCAAGGGCGAGCGTGGCGAGCGCATGGCGCGCAACCCGCGTACCGGCGAAG harbors:
- a CDS encoding HU family DNA-binding protein, producing MTKTELIDAIAAGVDGLTKAKAEQALNVTLSAIMDAVAKGDTLSLIGFGTFSKGERGERMARNPRTGEEIKVEAAKTVKFKAGQKFKDAVNQ